The following are encoded in a window of Pseudomonas sp. JQ170C genomic DNA:
- a CDS encoding response regulator transcription factor: MNKPVSEVKVLVVDDQPPIVEELCEFLESSGYRCVPCRSSTQAIERFAADPAIGLVLCDLHMPERDGIELVRALKIIAGQQRPFEAIMLTGRADKQDVIRALREGFADYYQKPVDLYELLEGIQRQEAALQERQKNYQHLGHLNQKLQYLAESIDDLCQDLDKARPAGALRPATDADGELDNSTISVIFDQLSPRQQDVARLVGKGKTNYQVACELGITENTVKLYVSQVLRLTHMRNRTQLALALSPGNAPQHQRITTH; this comes from the coding sequence GTGAACAAGCCTGTTAGCGAAGTGAAGGTGCTGGTCGTCGATGACCAGCCACCGATAGTGGAAGAATTGTGCGAATTTCTCGAAAGCAGCGGCTACCGCTGTGTCCCTTGCCGTTCCAGCACCCAGGCGATCGAACGCTTTGCCGCCGACCCGGCCATCGGCCTGGTGCTGTGCGACCTGCACATGCCCGAGCGTGACGGTATCGAGCTGGTCAGGGCGCTGAAGATCATTGCCGGGCAGCAGCGGCCCTTCGAGGCCATCATGCTCACCGGTCGCGCCGACAAGCAGGACGTAATCCGGGCACTGCGCGAAGGCTTTGCCGACTACTATCAAAAGCCGGTCGACCTCTACGAACTGCTCGAAGGCATTCAACGCCAGGAAGCGGCGCTGCAGGAGCGGCAGAAAAACTACCAGCACCTGGGCCACCTCAATCAGAAACTGCAGTACCTGGCCGAGTCCATCGACGACCTCTGCCAGGACCTGGACAAGGCCCGCCCTGCTGGTGCCCTGCGGCCTGCCACAGACGCCGACGGCGAACTCGACAACAGCACCATTTCGGTGATTTTCGATCAGCTGTCACCGCGCCAGCAGGACGTGGCGCGCCTGGTCGGCAAAGGCAAGACCAACTACCAGGTGGCCTGTGAGCTGGGCATTACCGAAAACACCGTCAAGCTCTATGTGTCCCAGGTACTGCGCCTGACCCACATGCGCAACCGCACCCAACTGGCACTGGCCCTTTCGCCTGGCAATGCGCCGCAGCACCAGCGAATAACGACGCACTAG
- a CDS encoding prepilin peptidase encodes MQSIVLLLWLALCAEQDVRERQIANTLTLGAAACALVYLFMTGHTWIGADASEGGWALAIVMLLTLPGYMLGRFGAGDVKLLAALALATDRMYVLGTFIGAGIAVLVWLTTRRWLWSLLSQKVKSRLKQVLEESSKKQPFAPFILAGFLLAAVWVH; translated from the coding sequence ATGCAAAGCATTGTCCTGTTGTTGTGGCTTGCCTTATGCGCTGAACAAGATGTGCGTGAGCGCCAGATTGCCAATACCCTGACCCTCGGCGCCGCAGCCTGCGCGCTGGTCTACCTGTTCATGACCGGACACACCTGGATCGGCGCCGACGCCAGTGAAGGCGGCTGGGCGCTGGCCATCGTCATGCTGCTGACCCTGCCCGGCTACATGCTGGGACGCTTCGGTGCAGGTGACGTCAAACTGCTCGCCGCGCTGGCGCTGGCCACCGACCGGATGTACGTATTGGGAACCTTTATCGGCGCCGGCATTGCGGTGCTGGTGTGGCTGACGACACGACGCTGGCTGTGGTCCCTTCTAAGTCAAAAGGTTAAGAGCCGACTCAAGCAGGTGCTGGAAGAATCGTCAAAAAAACAACCCTTTGCGCCCTTCATACTGGCCGGCTTTCTGCTTGCGGCAGTATGGGTCCACTAG